In Gemmatimonadota bacterium, the following proteins share a genomic window:
- a CDS encoding branched-chain amino acid transaminase has translation MTRFAYFGSRIVPIEDAKVSVMTHALNYGTAVFGGIRGYWNEEEGQLYVFRPLDHFKRFLQSASLLRMELGHTPQSLTDIVTELLRTEGFRENCYIRPLAYKSALNISVRLHELESALTIFSLPFGSYTANETGVHVAFSAWRRVDDNAIPARGKIAGAYVNSALSSTDVRLAGYDEALVLNEDGHVSEMSVANFFIVRDGVAITPPVQSNVLEGIVRRSVIQLLRDELGVTVVERNIDRSEVYLADECFMCGTGVQICAITKVEHRAIGAGGMGDITGRLRALFFDIVAGKVEKYRGWLAPVYPK, from the coding sequence ATGACCCGCTTCGCCTACTTCGGCAGCCGTATCGTTCCCATCGAGGACGCCAAGGTCAGCGTCATGACCCACGCGCTGAACTACGGCACCGCCGTCTTCGGCGGGATTCGCGGCTACTGGAATGAGGAGGAGGGGCAACTCTACGTCTTCCGTCCGCTCGACCACTTCAAGCGCTTCCTGCAGTCGGCGTCGCTCCTGCGCATGGAGCTGGGTCACACGCCCCAGTCGCTGACCGACATCGTCACCGAGCTGCTGCGCACCGAGGGGTTTCGCGAGAACTGCTACATTCGCCCGCTGGCCTACAAGTCGGCGCTCAACATCAGCGTGCGCCTGCACGAACTCGAGTCGGCCCTCACGATCTTCTCCCTCCCGTTCGGCTCCTACACGGCGAACGAGACCGGGGTGCACGTCGCCTTCTCGGCCTGGCGCCGCGTCGACGACAACGCCATCCCCGCCCGCGGCAAGATCGCGGGCGCTTACGTGAACTCCGCGTTGAGCAGCACCGACGTGCGCTTGGCGGGCTATGACGAGGCGCTCGTGCTCAACGAGGATGGCCACGTGTCGGAGATGAGCGTCGCCAACTTCTTCATCGTGCGCGACGGCGTGGCCATCACCCCGCCGGTGCAGAGCAACGTGCTCGAGGGAATCGTGCGCCGCTCGGTGATCCAGCTGTTGCGCGATGAACTCGGCGTCACCGTCGTCGAGCGCAACATCGACCGCAGCGAGGTCTACCTGGCCGACGAGTGCTTCATGTGCGGGACCGGCGTGCAGATCTGCGCCATCACCAAGGTCGAGCATCGCGCCATCGGCGCGGGGGGCATGGGCGACATCACCGGCCGGCTGCGCGCGCTCTTCTTCGACATCGTGGCGGGGAAGGTCGAGAAGTACCGCGGCTGGTTGGCGCCGGTCTACCCGAAGTAG
- a CDS encoding vitamin K epoxide reductase family protein, translating to MAPESDALLMTDDDALATDAPPPTIRQTIAVLALLNAGVALYLHLWKLGYMGALSCGTEHGCEKVQLSSWGWFLGLDVAFIGAVGYTLILVVAILGTQDRNADERWPTLALAGLVYPAFLFTLRLKYAEFLLMKTFCPWCAVSAVTITLFSVLVWLDWKRVR from the coding sequence ATGGCTCCCGAGTCCGACGCCCTGCTCATGACCGACGACGACGCCCTCGCCACCGACGCGCCGCCACCGACAATTCGTCAGACGATCGCGGTGCTCGCGCTGTTGAACGCCGGGGTGGCGCTCTACCTCCATCTCTGGAAGCTCGGCTACATGGGGGCGCTCAGCTGCGGCACGGAGCACGGCTGCGAAAAGGTGCAGCTCTCGTCGTGGGGGTGGTTCCTGGGGCTCGACGTCGCCTTCATCGGCGCGGTCGGTTACACCCTCATCCTCGTCGTCGCCATCCTGGGGACGCAGGACCGTAACGCGGACGAGCGCTGGCCAACGCTGGCGCTGGCCGGCCTCGTCTATCCCGCCTTCCTCTTCACGCTGCGACTCAAGTACGCCGAGTTCTTGCTGATGAAGACCTTCTGCCCGTGGTGTGCCGTCTCCGCGGTGACGATCACACTCTTCTCGGTCCTCGTCTGGCTCGACTGGAAACGCGTCCGGTAG
- a CDS encoding response regulator — MSDTCDMPPDAPPRSPNASASAASRPDVATSTSRSPRNAGMVTALAIVMTAIVSIAVVSVAIRHILLEDLRTYLRRTAESTAAIIDDQAHARLRDSSQTGSPEYRAAAAPLRVLLRTNPDIRFAYSGIVRGDTMYYVLDGDTTSQAAHIMERDTPTEGEREIARTGVTVVERGPSATAWGSGIRAYAPIAGTAGRADSVHSYVGITMDASRYNAWLRRVYEVAALGVLVASVLAILVGLRTARTERRREEAERILGRMREAAIVAAEERLALEQRLQGRQKMEALGTLAGGVAHDFNNLLTIILGHAELLGEETAPGSDLADSALAIRTAATRARDVVRRILLFARPEAEHRLPVALDPIIDETVQLLRSTLPSSVEIGWRPPGEPVIAVADPAQVTQVLMNLGVNASQAMRDQRGHIVVTLEQTTIPDAIAQRLGIAAGLYARVTVRDDGMGMSEEVRRRIFEPFFTTKSPDQGTGLGLSVVDGVVRGHGGAVEVTSQPGEGACFTILLPASAGARLSPDAGPRRPLRRRAPNGARLLLLDDDVHVLRTITKVLTRAGYVVDAFSDATQALEMLGATHGGYEVLITDRTMPTMSGLEVARQAHARYPAVPIVLLSGAVQEGDRESAELAAVVSKPIEAEALVAEIERVLSVAAPH; from the coding sequence ATGTCCGATACTTGTGACATGCCACCGGACGCGCCGCCGCGATCACCCAACGCCTCGGCGTCTGCTGCATCGCGCCCCGATGTAGCGACGTCGACCTCGCGTTCGCCGCGAAACGCCGGGATGGTCACCGCCCTGGCGATCGTCATGACGGCGATCGTGAGCATCGCCGTCGTGTCGGTTGCCATCCGCCACATCCTGCTGGAGGACCTCCGCACCTACCTGCGACGCACGGCCGAATCGACGGCGGCGATCATCGACGACCAGGCGCACGCGCGCCTGCGGGATTCGTCGCAGACCGGTTCACCGGAATATCGAGCGGCGGCGGCGCCGCTGCGCGTCCTCCTGCGCACCAACCCCGACATCCGGTTCGCGTACAGCGGGATCGTGCGCGGCGACACGATGTACTACGTGCTCGACGGCGACACCACCTCGCAGGCGGCGCACATCATGGAGCGCGATACGCCTACTGAGGGTGAGCGAGAGATCGCGCGCACCGGGGTGACGGTGGTCGAGCGCGGGCCAAGCGCGACGGCGTGGGGCTCGGGGATCAGGGCCTACGCACCGATTGCAGGGACGGCCGGGCGCGCCGACTCCGTCCACTCGTATGTCGGGATCACCATGGACGCGTCGCGCTACAATGCATGGCTGCGACGCGTGTACGAGGTGGCGGCGCTCGGCGTGCTCGTGGCGAGCGTCTTGGCGATCCTCGTGGGGCTGCGCACAGCCCGAACCGAGCGTCGCCGCGAGGAGGCGGAACGCATCCTGGGGCGTATGCGCGAGGCGGCCATCGTCGCCGCGGAAGAACGCCTCGCGCTCGAGCAGCGTCTGCAGGGGCGACAGAAGATGGAAGCGCTCGGCACGCTGGCCGGTGGCGTTGCCCATGACTTCAACAACCTGCTCACGATCATCCTCGGGCACGCCGAGCTGCTAGGGGAAGAGACGGCGCCGGGGAGCGATCTCGCCGACTCGGCTCTCGCCATTCGTACCGCCGCCACGCGCGCGCGCGACGTCGTGCGGCGCATCCTGCTCTTCGCGCGCCCCGAGGCGGAGCATCGTCTCCCTGTCGCGCTCGATCCCATCATCGACGAGACGGTGCAGCTGCTGCGATCCACCCTTCCGAGTTCAGTGGAGATCGGGTGGCGTCCTCCCGGTGAACCGGTGATCGCGGTGGCCGATCCGGCGCAGGTGACGCAGGTCCTGATGAATCTCGGGGTGAACGCGAGTCAGGCGATGCGCGACCAGCGCGGGCACATCGTGGTGACGCTCGAACAGACGACGATTCCCGACGCCATCGCCCAGCGCCTGGGGATCGCCGCCGGGCTCTACGCGCGGGTCACCGTGCGCGACGACGGCATGGGGATGAGCGAGGAGGTGCGCCGCCGCATCTTCGAGCCCTTCTTCACCACCAAGTCTCCCGATCAGGGAACGGGGTTGGGGCTTTCGGTGGTGGACGGGGTGGTGCGAGGGCATGGCGGTGCGGTCGAAGTCACGTCGCAGCCCGGCGAAGGGGCCTGCTTCACGATCCTGCTGCCGGCCAGCGCGGGCGCCCGCCTCTCGCCCGATGCCGGCCCGCGCCGGCCGCTCCGTCGCCGCGCGCCTAACGGGGCGCGCCTCCTGCTGCTCGACGACGACGTGCACGTGCTCCGCACGATCACCAAGGTGCTCACGCGTGCCGGCTATGTGGTGGACGCCTTCAGCGACGCCACGCAGGCGCTGGAGATGCTGGGCGCGACGCATGGCGGCTACGAGGTGCTCATCACCGACCGGACGATGCCGACGATGTCGGGGCTGGAGGTGGCGCGCCAGGCGCACGCGCGGTACCCAGCGGTGCCGATCGTCCTGCTGAGTGGTGCGGTGCAGGAGGGGGACCGGGAAAGCGCCGAACTCGCCGCCGTGGTCTCCAAACCGATCGAGGCGGAGGCGCTGGTCGCCGAGATCGAGCGCGTGCTGTCTGTGGCCGCGCCGCACTAG
- a CDS encoding PadR family transcriptional regulator, with product MPPRPSRNDLLPGTLDMLVLHTLTLGSLHGYAIAQHIAKLSDDVLQVEQGSLYPALERLQRAGWATSKWGVSPTGRRARYYTITASGKRQLGQEIADFDTVLLAIARVLGRAEAP from the coding sequence ATGCCGCCACGCCCCTCGCGCAACGACCTGCTCCCCGGTACGCTCGACATGCTCGTGCTGCACACCCTCACGCTGGGGTCGCTGCACGGGTATGCGATCGCGCAGCACATTGCCAAGCTCTCGGATGACGTCCTGCAGGTGGAGCAGGGGTCCTTGTATCCGGCGCTGGAGCGGCTCCAGCGCGCCGGCTGGGCGACGTCCAAGTGGGGGGTGTCGCCCACGGGTCGGCGGGCGCGCTACTACACCATCACCGCCTCCGGCAAGCGGCAGCTTGGGCAGGAGATCGCCGATTTCGACACAGTCCTCCTGGCCATCGCCCGCGTGCTGGGGCGCGCGGAGGCCCCCTGA
- a CDS encoding ABC transporter permease: MSWLDGVRHRLRTLVRPRAYEEELQEEMQLHVELDAQQQGDPWAARRRFGNRTRHMEEVRRHTWLPMADAVRQDASYALRSMRRSPAVALLVTITLALGIGANAATFTLIDELYLRAPRGVRSPETLRRVWIRHFRTGGGVPFTTPSLHYPLYQSIAGAMGGSSNVALFATDWGMRMGGELAAPRVRVVYASPNYFDVLGVRPARGRLFTTDEGTLGKGAAVVVVSDAFWRDKLGARADAVGQTVLIGRTPHSVVGVLGPAFRGLNVQSADAWVPLATYPQPEWMREPWWQSTNQYALRAVARVPASFDEQGFAVRATSAARTLNRSLDGPRADTLMTVVAGSIIAARGPGSPSPELLISTRLAGGAALLLLIACANAVNLLLVRGVSRRREIALRMALGVSRRQLMRLLTVEALLLTAFATAGALLVAAWGGSALRTLLLPDIEWSHPVLDSRVAAFTAVVGCLVGLIAAVVPALQASRGDVSSALAYSTQGGGGRHRSRLRGGLVVVQAALAVVLLCGAALFVRSLRNVQALDIGFDADQLLFAGVRFADGATPPGATVAPAMREVARRLRGRAGVAAVAAVAMDPMQGFSVVQFYTGGDSAGSFGANEPTLGVVSPEFFAATGLRIISGVGFSTAGPGAAPREIVINDAMARILWRSNSPLGACITFGSRNAPCFTIVGVVETARRDKVIEEAMPQYYASLDQPPFPDWLGTRLVVRVDSDALDAVRRDVRALLQATWPTGEAEVTAMRERLEPEYRPWRLGATLFTTFGIVALLVAVVGIYGIVSYSVSQRRREFGVRMALGAGTGNVLQQVVGESARTIAVGIVFGAIAVVALGPQVAELVYGVSPRDPATMIGVGGLLLTVATIAALFPAWRATRVDPVETLRAD, encoded by the coding sequence ATGTCGTGGCTCGACGGGGTGCGTCATCGTCTGCGCACGCTCGTGCGCCCGCGTGCGTACGAGGAAGAGTTGCAGGAGGAGATGCAGCTGCACGTGGAGCTCGATGCGCAGCAGCAGGGCGACCCGTGGGCGGCGCGGCGGCGCTTCGGGAACCGCACGCGGCACATGGAGGAGGTGCGGCGGCACACCTGGCTTCCGATGGCTGACGCGGTTCGGCAGGACGCCAGCTACGCGCTGCGTTCGATGCGGCGCTCGCCGGCCGTGGCACTCCTCGTCACGATCACGCTGGCCCTCGGCATCGGCGCCAATGCGGCGACCTTCACGCTCATCGACGAGCTGTACCTGCGTGCGCCGCGCGGCGTCCGGTCGCCGGAGACGTTGCGGCGCGTCTGGATTCGGCACTTCCGCACTGGCGGTGGCGTCCCGTTCACCACACCGTCGCTGCACTACCCGCTCTACCAGTCGATTGCCGGCGCCATGGGCGGCTCGTCGAATGTGGCCCTCTTCGCCACCGACTGGGGCATGCGCATGGGGGGAGAGCTGGCGGCACCACGCGTGCGCGTCGTCTACGCGTCGCCGAACTACTTCGACGTGCTCGGCGTGCGCCCGGCCCGTGGCCGACTCTTCACCACCGACGAGGGGACACTGGGTAAGGGCGCCGCGGTCGTCGTGGTCAGCGACGCCTTCTGGCGCGATAAGCTGGGGGCGCGAGCGGACGCCGTGGGGCAGACGGTCCTGATCGGGCGTACCCCGCACAGCGTCGTGGGGGTGCTGGGCCCCGCCTTTCGAGGGCTCAACGTGCAGAGCGCCGACGCGTGGGTTCCGCTGGCGACGTATCCGCAACCGGAGTGGATGCGCGAACCGTGGTGGCAATCGACGAACCAGTATGCGCTGCGCGCCGTCGCACGCGTGCCCGCGTCCTTCGACGAACAGGGCTTCGCGGTGCGCGCGACTTCGGCCGCGCGCACGCTCAACCGTTCGCTGGATGGCCCACGGGCCGACACGCTCATGACCGTGGTTGCGGGGTCGATCATCGCGGCACGTGGTCCCGGGAGCCCTAGCCCGGAACTGCTGATCAGCACGCGCCTGGCGGGCGGCGCTGCTCTCCTGCTGCTCATCGCCTGCGCCAACGCGGTGAACCTGCTGTTGGTGCGGGGCGTATCGCGGCGCCGGGAGATCGCCCTGCGCATGGCACTCGGCGTCTCGCGCCGGCAACTCATGCGCCTCCTCACCGTCGAAGCGTTGCTCCTGACGGCGTTCGCCACTGCCGGCGCCCTGCTCGTCGCGGCCTGGGGCGGGTCGGCGCTGCGCACCTTGCTCCTGCCGGACATCGAGTGGAGTCACCCCGTGCTCGATTCGCGCGTGGCGGCCTTCACCGCGGTGGTAGGGTGCCTGGTCGGCCTCATCGCCGCGGTCGTGCCCGCGCTGCAAGCCAGCCGGGGCGATGTGTCGAGCGCGCTGGCCTACTCGACGCAAGGCGGCGGCGGGCGTCACCGGTCCCGGCTGCGCGGCGGGTTGGTGGTTGTGCAGGCGGCGCTCGCGGTCGTGCTCCTGTGTGGTGCGGCGCTGTTCGTGCGGAGCCTGCGCAACGTGCAGGCGCTGGACATCGGGTTCGACGCAGACCAACTCCTCTTTGCAGGAGTGCGCTTCGCCGATGGCGCCACCCCGCCGGGTGCGACCGTGGCGCCGGCGATGCGTGAGGTGGCGCGGCGGCTGCGGGGGCGCGCGGGCGTGGCGGCGGTGGCTGCAGTGGCGATGGACCCGATGCAAGGGTTCAGCGTGGTGCAGTTCTATACGGGCGGTGATTCGGCCGGCTCGTTCGGCGCCAATGAGCCCACGCTCGGCGTCGTGTCGCCGGAGTTCTTTGCGGCGACCGGACTGCGCATCATCAGCGGCGTCGGCTTCAGCACGGCCGGCCCTGGGGCGGCACCACGCGAGATCGTGATCAACGACGCCATGGCGCGCATCCTCTGGCGGAGCAACTCGCCCCTTGGTGCCTGCATCACCTTCGGGTCGCGCAACGCTCCCTGCTTCACGATTGTCGGCGTCGTCGAGACGGCACGTCGTGACAAGGTGATCGAGGAGGCCATGCCGCAGTACTACGCCTCGCTCGACCAGCCGCCCTTTCCCGACTGGTTAGGCACCCGGTTGGTGGTCCGTGTCGACTCCGACGCGCTCGATGCGGTCCGACGCGACGTGCGCGCCCTCCTGCAGGCCACGTGGCCGACCGGTGAGGCGGAGGTGACGGCGATGCGCGAGCGACTGGAGCCCGAGTATCGGCCGTGGCGCCTGGGTGCGACGCTCTTCACGACCTTCGGGATCGTGGCGCTGCTGGTCGCCGTCGTGGGGATCTATGGCATCGTCTCGTACAGCGTGAGCCAGCGACGCCGCGAGTTCGGCGTGCGCATGGCGCTCGGCGCCGGGACGGGGAACGTGCTGCAGCAGGTGGTGGGGGAGAGCGCACGCACGATTGCCGTGGGTATCGTCTTCGGTGCGATTGCCGTGGTCGCTCTCGGCCCGCAGGTCGCCGAGCTGGTCTACGGCGTCTCACCGCGCGATCCCGCGACGATGATCGGGGTTGGCGGATTGCTTCTGACGGTTGCGACCATCGCTGCCCTCTTCCCCGCTTGGCGCGCCACCCGCGTCGATCCCGTGGAGACGTTGCGCGCCGACTGA
- a CDS encoding calcium/sodium antiporter, whose protein sequence is MNLDAAATPLVVLALVGALAVLLAAARWFTASAENVGLALGMSPFAVGVFIVALGTSLPELVSSILAVRQGTSEIVAGNVLGANTANLLFILGVVAATSPRGIRLGEQYIAIDLNFMVGSAVLLSMAMLDGDVERLEAAVLVLAYVAYMGYLATEGRSESADAEFTEARGDDAQRKPAIRVRDLLVLVAAGAGIFASANVTLSALITLSARVGISPAIASLTILSLGTTLPELAVSVSAARSGRAEMAVGNILGSCIFNALGVVGIAALVGRVDVPSDLSRLPLPFYAASAVLFYLLTQDKRVSRWEGMLFALLYLMLLAELAGFG, encoded by the coding sequence ATGAACCTCGACGCCGCCGCGACCCCGCTCGTGGTGCTCGCCCTGGTCGGAGCGCTGGCCGTGCTGCTCGCGGCGGCCAGGTGGTTCACCGCGTCGGCCGAGAACGTCGGGCTGGCGCTCGGCATGTCGCCCTTTGCCGTTGGCGTCTTCATTGTCGCGCTCGGGACCTCCCTCCCCGAACTCGTCTCGTCCATTCTCGCCGTCAGGCAAGGCACGTCGGAGATCGTGGCCGGCAACGTGCTGGGTGCCAACACCGCCAACCTCCTCTTCATCCTCGGCGTCGTCGCGGCCACCTCACCACGAGGGATTCGCCTGGGTGAGCAGTACATCGCGATCGACCTCAACTTCATGGTGGGCTCGGCAGTGCTGCTCTCCATGGCGATGCTCGATGGCGACGTGGAGCGACTCGAGGCCGCGGTGTTGGTGCTGGCCTACGTGGCCTACATGGGCTACCTGGCAACCGAGGGAAGAAGCGAGAGTGCCGACGCCGAGTTCACAGAGGCACGGGGGGACGATGCGCAGCGGAAGCCCGCCATTCGCGTGCGCGACCTGCTCGTGCTCGTGGCAGCCGGGGCCGGGATCTTCGCGAGCGCGAACGTCACGTTAAGTGCGCTCATCACGCTGTCGGCGCGCGTCGGCATCTCGCCCGCCATCGCGTCGCTCACCATCCTCTCGCTCGGCACGACCCTCCCGGAGCTGGCCGTCAGCGTCTCCGCGGCCCGCTCGGGGCGCGCCGAGATGGCGGTCGGCAACATCCTGGGGTCGTGCATCTTCAACGCCCTGGGCGTCGTGGGCATCGCGGCGCTGGTAGGGCGGGTCGACGTACCGTCCGACCTGTCGCGCCTGCCGCTACCGTTCTACGCAGCCAGTGCGGTGCTGTTCTACCTGCTCACGCAGGACAAGCGGGTCTCGCGCTGGGAAGGGATGCTCTTCGCCCTCCTCTACCTCATGCTGCTCGCGGAGCTGGCGGGCTTCGGCTGA
- a CDS encoding S9 family peptidase, producing MPTARAFVVSLAAFALGAPLTPGSAQAPRPMTFMDQQLMRQAGGAALSPDGNWMVYTISVPNWKEAKRYTDIYVVNAREGLSSTRQLTFTKDKNENAPRWSADGKFFVFSSNRDAAGGAPTQQLYMMYPNGGEAQKITDAKDGVGTYAFSKDGKWLAFSAGKNDEQQVWVLPVAGIDTAKARPLTKHTTPVGWWRFSADSKRLYFISPDSVDKANKERMEKKFDVKIRNQDIPLNHLWALDLATGSEKRLTSGDAFSVEGVSLSNDGKWAGLRALPNDRYARTTMEGGNHGDLYLLDLDSGALERLTENRGISESNLSFAPDGKTIAFSASDDFVYFRANKVYVRDLAATKGAWKKLGASYDGDVTIGWWSDDAKTIYFNDGVKATNQVMALDVAGNTVKPVTSYRAALNAQKDDESGKLLVQYSDPKTPAVHFVLDKADDLANKGAWRQVTNANPQVANFQLGEEEEICWKSVDKKETCGILVKPVGYTAGKRYPLIVAIHGGPQSADILTFNGGYGAQAYAGDGYMVLKPNYRGSTNYGEAHKWGIVNDYFKKGYEDIITGVDKLIADGMVDGDKMGVLGWSAGGHWTNWIITHTTRFKSASSGAGTANWISMYAQSDMQDVRANYLGGKPPYEDFEAYWKQSPIRYIKNVKTPTMIHVVDGDPRVPRPQSDELHMGLRKVGVPTEYFVYPGFTHGIPDPRNQLLKSVAEKAWMDHWILGKGKFQWQDVLKTLEEPAAAPKAATTSNPE from the coding sequence ATGCCCACCGCTCGTGCATTCGTCGTTTCACTGGCCGCCTTCGCGTTAGGCGCGCCGCTGACGCCTGGTAGCGCCCAGGCACCTCGTCCCATGACGTTCATGGACCAGCAGCTCATGCGACAGGCGGGGGGCGCCGCCCTCAGCCCCGATGGCAACTGGATGGTCTACACGATCTCGGTGCCCAACTGGAAGGAAGCGAAGCGCTATACCGACATCTACGTCGTCAACGCGCGCGAAGGGCTCTCCAGCACGCGGCAGCTCACCTTCACGAAGGACAAGAACGAGAACGCCCCGCGCTGGTCGGCCGACGGGAAGTTCTTCGTCTTCAGCAGCAACCGCGATGCAGCGGGCGGCGCACCGACACAGCAGCTCTACATGATGTACCCCAACGGGGGCGAGGCGCAGAAGATCACCGACGCCAAGGACGGCGTGGGCACGTATGCCTTCTCCAAGGACGGGAAATGGCTCGCCTTCAGCGCCGGCAAGAATGACGAGCAGCAGGTCTGGGTGCTCCCGGTCGCCGGGATCGACACCGCGAAGGCGCGGCCGCTCACCAAGCACACGACTCCCGTGGGGTGGTGGCGCTTCTCGGCCGACAGCAAGCGCCTCTACTTCATCTCCCCCGACTCGGTCGACAAGGCCAACAAGGAGCGGATGGAGAAGAAGTTCGACGTGAAGATCCGCAACCAGGACATCCCGCTCAACCACCTGTGGGCGCTCGACCTGGCGACCGGCAGCGAGAAGCGCCTCACGTCGGGCGACGCCTTCTCGGTGGAAGGGGTCTCGCTCTCCAACGATGGCAAGTGGGCCGGCCTGCGCGCCCTCCCCAACGACCGCTACGCACGCACCACGATGGAAGGGGGGAACCACGGCGACCTGTACCTGCTCGACCTCGACTCCGGCGCGCTCGAGCGCCTCACCGAGAACCGGGGCATCTCCGAATCGAACCTCTCGTTTGCCCCTGACGGCAAGACCATCGCCTTCTCGGCGTCCGACGACTTCGTGTACTTCCGCGCCAACAAGGTCTACGTGCGCGACCTCGCCGCCACCAAGGGAGCGTGGAAGAAGCTCGGTGCCAGCTACGACGGCGACGTGACCATCGGCTGGTGGTCCGACGATGCGAAGACGATCTACTTCAACGATGGCGTGAAGGCGACCAACCAGGTCATGGCACTCGACGTCGCCGGCAACACCGTCAAGCCGGTCACGAGCTATCGCGCCGCGCTCAACGCGCAGAAGGACGACGAGAGCGGGAAGCTCCTCGTGCAGTACAGCGACCCCAAGACGCCCGCCGTCCACTTCGTCCTCGACAAGGCCGATGACCTGGCCAACAAGGGGGCGTGGCGGCAGGTGACCAACGCCAACCCGCAGGTGGCCAACTTCCAGCTGGGCGAGGAAGAGGAGATCTGCTGGAAGTCGGTCGACAAGAAGGAGACGTGCGGCATCCTGGTGAAGCCGGTCGGCTACACGGCAGGGAAGCGCTATCCGCTCATCGTCGCCATTCATGGCGGCCCGCAGTCGGCGGACATTCTGACCTTCAACGGTGGCTACGGCGCGCAGGCCTACGCCGGCGACGGCTACATGGTCCTCAAGCCCAACTACCGCGGCTCGACCAACTACGGTGAGGCGCACAAGTGGGGGATCGTCAACGACTACTTCAAGAAGGGGTACGAGGACATCATCACCGGCGTCGACAAGCTCATCGCCGACGGGATGGTGGATGGTGACAAGATGGGTGTGCTGGGGTGGAGCGCCGGCGGGCACTGGACCAACTGGATTATCACCCACACCACGCGCTTCAAGTCGGCCTCGTCAGGCGCCGGCACCGCCAACTGGATCTCGATGTACGCGCAGAGCGACATGCAGGACGTGCGCGCCAACTACCTCGGCGGCAAGCCGCCGTACGAGGACTTCGAGGCGTACTGGAAGCAGTCGCCCATTCGCTACATCAAGAACGTGAAGACACCGACGATGATCCACGTCGTCGATGGCGACCCGCGCGTCCCGCGCCCGCAGAGCGACGAGCTGCATATGGGGCTGCGCAAGGTCGGCGTCCCCACCGAGTACTTCGTGTACCCCGGCTTCACACACGGCATCCCCGACCCGCGCAACCAGCTCCTCAAGTCGGTGGCCGAGAAGGCGTGGATGGATCACTGGATCCTCGGCAAGGGGAAGTTCCAGTGGCAGGACGTGCTCAAGACGCTGGAGGAGCCAGCGGCGGCGCCGAAGGCGGCGACGACGTCGAACCCGGAGTAG